A DNA window from Flammeovirga agarivorans contains the following coding sequences:
- a CDS encoding ATP-binding protein: MQARLFFKQLINSNNKAIVGLVFSVLSIVIFLINVEYYSVEEYDVFVQNRIQQLSKNADDIIYDIKSNIKGETENTLNFQTLLSVTNYPVYIYKKGELKFWSNDKLQLKYIDDKLFSYFVEDVIKKGSSYYYVRKSNIMVYNQDYEIFVIIPLVEIRENPTNILSHNVNEFVFGSKEIPTIEKFKVNDNYKSIYTKLNKYLFSIDISKKVSVELIPWHIFIFTVLIATFFLLSALSTYITESVRKGGNIFINLSVFMIGVISLHEIVLSIVNNPIIKNEYNVLTTIDNPVLSQWDSLGVIFIDMVFLLLIFRWITKNFKDLFSIHSMYILNYKVRIGISTLMIIAIFLVINTLEKVYLEIIESASELTIQFSVFDISMPYLLGQTNILFGFLLSSLYLHLVYRIIGWWLDFYGKSVAMLLSIILIFSFHFFSGTSDIVIINVLAIFTGVSLMFDTPKYLSVGKFKAIMYLMSMIIFFSILAAVIVEKNETRKDEEFKQKFAYKLITNDATLKAFLEETISDVKESDLVIDAMAYLNKPRAIEAAKGIKNDIVDWFGHRYDIKVNISFDNGENVNNEYTYEQLMENFFERKDINYSKTFGLNSKMDPQKGTYSYLCNIPIVDRFESTDTIGYCLIELNTKSLDGKYLQSSILDENYNVHYKQEDYSYAIFFKKELIFSSGDYNYSNSFLKDFNIEENSSLASNFDYGGYEHLLLPNANNRIVVISSKEFTLLDFFRSFSTYFTIIVFFIFTVYSSYNYLSNPKEYNRSFSSKVQIYLNAAIFFPIFCLAIVMGSVMVNSSRNEVQRQYLEKAQTVATNLFQNNELSKEYSSKEEIRLDNLIQELSNVMQADIRFYDRNGQLKSASDSEIFESGLLSSQLNPKAFVGIMEEKKTRMVVKEKIGNLEYNTSYIGVKAFNTGDVMGVVSIPFFKSLNRFDDRSVEVITTIMMIFTILFMTLLPIVHYAALSLLNPIKLIIPELNRITLSKKNEPILYNSNDEFGRLVGEYNKMISKLEESKKELERSQRESAWKDVAKQVAHEIKNPLTPMKLYLQQLERVATSDENPKLLRATKMLINQVDTLSGIVTSFSAFAQMPVPKKEVFNLSKVIKDVIMLHSSKADIQFSNTQIGHDVMVDGDEKLTSRILANLVLNGIQAVEEGAPSTIIIDLYENGEKAIVTVIDNGKGIPEDVQNKVFVPNFTTKATGSGIGLAVAKRGVEQMGGSIWFETKESEGTSFFVEFIMAEA; the protein is encoded by the coding sequence ATGCAAGCAAGACTGTTTTTTAAACAACTAATAAATAGTAATAATAAGGCCATTGTGGGCCTTGTCTTTTCGGTATTATCTATCGTCATATTTTTAATCAACGTTGAATATTATAGTGTTGAAGAATATGATGTTTTTGTTCAAAACAGAATTCAGCAATTATCAAAAAATGCTGACGATATCATTTATGATATTAAATCCAATATCAAAGGAGAAACAGAAAACACACTCAATTTTCAGACATTACTGAGTGTGACTAATTACCCGGTTTATATTTATAAAAAAGGGGAGTTGAAATTCTGGTCCAATGACAAATTACAGTTGAAATATATTGATGATAAACTATTTAGTTATTTCGTAGAAGATGTTATCAAGAAAGGTTCTTCCTATTATTATGTCAGAAAATCAAATATCATGGTATATAACCAAGATTATGAGATTTTTGTGATCATTCCCTTAGTAGAAATTCGTGAGAACCCTACCAATATTTTATCCCATAATGTAAATGAATTCGTCTTTGGTTCTAAAGAAATCCCTACAATAGAAAAGTTTAAAGTAAACGATAATTATAAATCGATTTACACAAAACTAAATAAGTACCTTTTCTCTATTGATATCTCCAAGAAAGTATCTGTAGAGTTAATACCATGGCATATATTCATTTTTACGGTTCTAATAGCAACATTCTTTCTTCTATCAGCACTAAGTACATATATCACTGAATCGGTTAGGAAGGGAGGTAATATATTTATCAATCTGTCTGTCTTTATGATAGGTGTGATCAGTTTACATGAAATTGTATTGAGTATTGTAAATAATCCTATAATAAAGAATGAGTATAATGTTTTAACGACCATCGATAACCCTGTTTTATCTCAGTGGGACTCACTTGGGGTGATTTTTATTGATATGGTGTTCTTGCTATTGATTTTTAGATGGATTACCAAAAACTTTAAAGATCTTTTCTCCATTCATTCAATGTATATACTCAATTACAAAGTACGTATTGGTATAAGTACATTGATGATCATTGCGATATTTTTAGTGATTAATACGCTGGAGAAAGTCTATTTGGAGATCATAGAATCAGCTTCTGAGCTAACAATTCAATTTTCTGTATTTGATATTAGTATGCCTTATTTATTAGGTCAGACCAACATACTGTTTGGTTTCCTTTTATCAAGTTTATACTTACATCTAGTTTATAGAATTATTGGGTGGTGGTTAGACTTTTATGGTAAGTCTGTTGCTATGTTATTAAGTATCATCTTAATTTTCTCTTTTCACTTTTTCTCTGGAACCTCAGATATTGTCATCATTAACGTATTAGCCATCTTTACAGGGGTTTCATTAATGTTTGATACGCCAAAATATCTGTCGGTAGGAAAGTTTAAAGCCATTATGTACTTAATGTCTATGATCATTTTCTTTTCTATTTTGGCGGCAGTGATTGTTGAAAAAAATGAGACCAGAAAAGATGAAGAATTTAAGCAGAAGTTTGCCTATAAATTAATTACAAACGATGCTACTCTCAAGGCATTTCTAGAAGAAACGATCTCAGATGTAAAAGAAAGTGATCTTGTTATAGATGCAATGGCTTACCTAAATAAGCCAAGAGCTATTGAAGCAGCGAAAGGTATTAAGAATGATATTGTAGATTGGTTTGGTCATCGTTACGACATTAAGGTGAACATTTCATTTGATAACGGAGAAAACGTAAATAATGAATATACCTACGAGCAGTTGATGGAAAATTTCTTTGAAAGAAAAGATATCAATTATTCGAAAACTTTTGGTTTGAATAGCAAAATGGACCCTCAAAAAGGTACTTACAGTTATTTATGTAATATTCCGATAGTCGACCGTTTTGAAAGTACAGATACAATTGGATATTGTTTGATTGAATTAAATACAAAATCATTAGATGGTAAGTATTTACAATCGTCCATTTTGGATGAAAATTATAATGTTCATTATAAACAAGAGGATTACTCTTATGCTATTTTCTTCAAAAAAGAATTGATCTTTAGTTCGGGTGATTATAACTATAGCAACTCTTTTTTAAAGGACTTCAATATTGAAGAAAACTCTTCTTTAGCCTCTAATTTTGATTATGGTGGTTATGAACACTTATTATTACCGAATGCTAATAATAGAATTGTAGTGATTTCATCTAAAGAGTTTACCTTGTTAGATTTCTTTAGGTCTTTCTCTACTTATTTTACAATAATTGTCTTCTTTATTTTTACCGTTTATAGTTCATACAACTACTTATCAAATCCTAAAGAATACAATCGTTCTTTCTCGTCGAAAGTACAGATATACCTTAATGCAGCCATTTTCTTCCCTATATTCTGTCTAGCTATTGTGATGGGTTCAGTGATGGTCAACTCATCAAGAAATGAAGTGCAGAGGCAGTATTTGGAAAAAGCACAGACAGTAGCGACCAACTTATTCCAGAATAATGAGTTATCGAAAGAATATTCATCAAAAGAGGAGATTCGATTAGATAATCTAATTCAAGAATTATCCAATGTAATGCAAGCCGATATTCGATTCTATGATCGTAATGGTCAGTTGAAGTCAGCCTCTGATAGTGAAATATTTGAATCTGGCCTTTTGAGTTCCCAATTAAACCCAAAAGCATTTGTTGGGATTATGGAGGAGAAAAAGACGAGAATGGTTGTCAAGGAGAAAATAGGAAACTTAGAATATAATACATCTTATATTGGTGTAAAAGCGTTCAATACAGGTGATGTAATGGGTGTAGTAAGTATACCGTTCTTTAAATCGTTAAATAGATTTGACGATAGGTCAGTAGAAGTAATTACTACCATTATGATGATTTTCACGATTCTATTCATGACTTTACTTCCTATTGTCCACTATGCTGCATTATCTCTTCTAAATCCTATCAAATTAATTATTCCAGAGCTGAATAGAATTACATTAAGTAAGAAGAATGAACCTATTTTATATAACTCTAACGATGAATTTGGACGATTAGTAGGAGAGTATAATAAGATGATTTCAAAGCTGGAAGAGAGTAAGAAAGAACTGGAAAGAAGTCAGAGAGAAAGTGCTTGGAAGGATGTTGCAAAACAAGTAGCCCATGAAATTAAGAATCCTCTTACACCAATGAAGCTATATCTGCAACAGTTAGAAAGAGTGGCAACTTCAGATGAAAACCCTAAATTATTGAGAGCAACTAAAATGCTTATAAATCAAGTAGATACTTTAAGTGGAATTGTAACATCATTCTCTGCATTTGCACAAATGCCAGTACCTAAAAAAGAAGTTTTCAACTTATCAAAAGTGATAAAGGATGTGATTATGCTACATTCTAGTAAGGCAGATATACAATTCTCAAACACACAAATCGGTCATGATGTAATGGTAGATGGTGATGAGAAGTTGACATCCAGAATATTAGCCAATTTAGTACTTAATGGTATACAGGCAGTTGAAGAAGGGGCTCCATCAACCATTATCATAGATCTTTATGAGAATGGAGAAAAAGCCATTGTGACCGTGATCGATAATGGAAAAGGAATTCCGGAAGATGTTCAGAATAAAGTGTTCGTACCAAACTTTACAACAAAGGCAACAGGATCAGGTATTGGTTTGGCTGTAGCCAAAAGAGGAGTAGAGCAAATGGGAGGAAGCATTTGGTTTGAAACTAAAGAAAGTGAAGGGACATCTTTCTTTGTCGAATTTATTATGGCAGAAGCATAA
- the purB gene encoding adenylosuccinate lyase, producing MELNQLTAVSPIDGRYRNKAESLSNYFSEFALIRFRVWVEIEYFIALCEKPLPQLEDFDTSLFPAMRKIYEDFTMEDALKVKEFESVTNHDVKSVEYFIKEKFEALGIKDQKEFVHFGLTSQDVNNTSIPLSLKKANEEVMFPMIEEVISLIDTLADEWEKQPILALTHGQPASPSRLGKEFRVFTYRLKKQLQTLKSVPYSAKFGGATGNFNAHHVAYPNHNWVEFGNDFVNNALGLDRSQFTTQIENYDNLAALFDAYKRVNTILIDMARDVWQYVSMRYFKQKINKNEVGSSAMPHKVNPIDFENAEGNLGIASAVLEHLSVKLPISRLQRDLTDSTVLRNIGVPLGHIVIALQSLKKGLNKLELNSAQLDADLEDNWAVVAEAIQTVLRREGIPNPYEMLKDLTRKNEKITETSIKVFIEGLEVSDAIKEELKVITPYNYTGV from the coding sequence ATGGAGCTAAACCAACTGACTGCAGTATCTCCTATCGATGGCCGCTATAGAAACAAGGCGGAATCTCTGTCAAACTACTTTTCAGAATTTGCATTAATCAGATTTAGAGTATGGGTTGAGATTGAGTATTTCATTGCTTTATGTGAGAAACCTCTACCTCAATTAGAAGATTTTGATACTTCGTTATTTCCAGCAATGCGTAAAATCTATGAAGATTTTACAATGGAAGATGCTTTAAAAGTGAAGGAATTTGAAAGTGTTACCAATCACGACGTTAAGTCTGTAGAATATTTCATTAAAGAAAAATTCGAAGCTTTAGGTATCAAAGACCAAAAAGAGTTTGTTCACTTTGGACTTACTTCTCAAGATGTAAATAACACATCAATTCCTTTATCATTAAAGAAGGCTAATGAAGAAGTGATGTTCCCAATGATCGAGGAAGTAATCAGTTTAATAGATACGTTAGCTGACGAATGGGAAAAACAACCTATTCTTGCTTTAACTCACGGACAACCTGCTTCACCTTCGCGTTTAGGTAAAGAATTTAGAGTATTTACTTACCGTTTGAAAAAACAACTTCAAACATTAAAGTCAGTTCCATATTCAGCAAAATTCGGTGGTGCTACAGGTAACTTCAATGCACACCATGTTGCATACCCTAATCACAACTGGGTAGAATTTGGTAACGATTTCGTAAATAATGCTTTAGGTCTTGATAGATCTCAATTCACAACTCAAATTGAGAATTACGACAACCTTGCAGCATTATTCGATGCTTACAAGCGAGTAAATACGATTTTAATTGATATGGCGAGAGACGTATGGCAATATGTTTCAATGCGTTACTTCAAACAAAAAATCAATAAAAATGAAGTAGGTTCTTCAGCAATGCCACATAAAGTGAATCCTATTGACTTTGAAAATGCTGAAGGTAACTTAGGTATTGCAAGTGCTGTGTTAGAACACTTATCTGTAAAACTTCCTATTTCAAGATTACAACGTGACTTAACGGACTCAACAGTATTAAGAAATATTGGTGTGCCTTTAGGACATATCGTGATTGCATTACAATCATTGAAAAAAGGATTAAACAAACTTGAGTTGAACTCAGCTCAATTAGATGCTGATCTTGAAGATAACTGGGCTGTAGTTGCTGAAGCAATTCAGACTGTTTTAAGAAGAGAAGGTATTCCTAATCCTTATGAGATGTTGAAAGATTTAACTCGTAAGAACGAAAAAATCACAGAAACTTCTATCAAAGTATTTATTGAAGGTCTAGAGGTATCTGATGCAATAAAAGAGGAATTAAAAGTAATCACACCTTATAACTATACTGGTGTATAA
- a CDS encoding penicillin acylase family protein, with protein sequence MRSSIAGIICAFTFFCIVALDSNINNFPPLGRFLDPFQGFWQNEVKNTNIPEVIQLTGMTAEGKIYYDSMLIPHIYATNEHDLYLLQGYITARHRLWQMDFQSLAASGRLSEIFGEITVKYDKNMRRQGLQFGAEKFVKELKHDKKVFGLIEAYTEGVNAYIQQLEFKELPVEYKFFNYKPENWTPLKTALLFKFIQYSLSGPDYDFENSNALQLLGKKNFDLLFPDYLDIQKPIADHDSIWKDFDYTLPKRPKNYHALSGLRKHAVEKEDPDNGSNNWAVSGKMTKSGNPILCNDPHLNLTLPSIWFSCQLTTPQMNVMGMSIPGIPTIVSGFNENIAWGVTSARRDDRDWYKILFQDKSQTHYLIDNYWDKADLRIEEIKVRDKETIIDTVRYTIWGPVVYDKTFGKSSEKAGYALRWTAHDPSKELKTLYQINKASNYTEFNDALKYFDGPALNFAFISKDDDIAMNIQGKFPKHWEEQGKFVMDGTRSDTRWTGYIPQEHNIRIVNPKRGYVSSANEHPVNPNYPYYTYGQYYEYYRNRRIHTLLDSAKDLTIKDMEKMLNDNYSLFAEENLHFLLSHLNQINLTSEEKEIYLLLKAWNFEYNATETASIYLEEWVEALMNDIWDEINVHPNKAYRMPTRANTFYLLKHKPDFIFADELETKKLENIDDVINQAYHEAIAKVKKWQTEHPEESLSWTNFKKTKIMHMGRLPGFHVDHLKNGGHKGILNATKKQHGPSYRMIVEMTQDGPIAYQVIPGGQSGNPGSPYYDNMVPYFEAGDLIPTHFFKKNDFVISDAPEHLLKIETISK encoded by the coding sequence ATGAGGTCATCAATTGCTGGAATAATCTGTGCTTTTACTTTCTTTTGTATTGTAGCTTTAGATTCCAACATAAATAACTTTCCCCCTTTAGGACGATTTCTTGATCCTTTTCAAGGTTTTTGGCAAAATGAGGTAAAGAATACTAATATACCCGAAGTTATCCAGCTAACAGGAATGACTGCTGAAGGGAAAATATATTATGATTCTATGCTGATCCCTCATATTTATGCCACTAATGAACATGACTTATACTTACTTCAAGGATATATTACGGCAAGACATCGCTTGTGGCAAATGGACTTTCAGTCTTTAGCTGCTTCAGGTCGATTATCTGAAATATTTGGAGAAATCACTGTCAAATATGATAAAAACATGAGACGACAGGGTTTACAATTTGGTGCCGAAAAGTTTGTCAAAGAACTTAAGCATGATAAAAAAGTATTTGGGTTAATTGAAGCCTATACTGAAGGTGTCAATGCATATATTCAACAACTAGAATTTAAAGAATTACCCGTAGAATATAAGTTCTTCAATTATAAGCCTGAAAATTGGACTCCACTTAAAACAGCATTGTTGTTTAAATTTATCCAATACTCTTTAAGTGGTCCTGATTATGATTTTGAAAACTCTAATGCACTTCAACTGTTAGGAAAAAAGAATTTTGATTTACTCTTCCCTGATTATCTAGATATACAAAAACCTATTGCAGATCATGATAGCATTTGGAAAGACTTTGATTACACACTACCCAAAAGACCAAAAAATTACCATGCACTTTCTGGTTTAAGAAAGCATGCAGTTGAAAAAGAAGACCCAGATAATGGAAGTAATAACTGGGCTGTTTCTGGTAAAATGACAAAAAGTGGCAATCCTATTTTATGTAATGATCCACACTTAAACCTTACTCTTCCTTCTATTTGGTTCTCTTGTCAGTTAACAACCCCTCAGATGAATGTTATGGGTATGTCTATCCCAGGTATTCCAACAATTGTTTCAGGTTTCAATGAAAATATTGCCTGGGGTGTAACTAGTGCTAGAAGAGATGACCGAGATTGGTATAAGATTTTATTTCAAGATAAATCTCAAACGCATTATCTAATAGATAACTATTGGGATAAAGCCGATTTAAGAATTGAGGAAATCAAGGTAAGAGATAAAGAAACCATTATCGATACTGTTCGATATACTATCTGGGGACCTGTAGTTTATGACAAAACCTTTGGAAAATCTTCTGAAAAAGCTGGTTATGCATTAAGATGGACTGCTCATGACCCTTCCAAAGAACTAAAGACTTTATATCAAATCAATAAAGCTTCCAATTACACTGAATTTAATGATGCTTTAAAATACTTCGATGGGCCAGCATTGAATTTTGCCTTCATCTCAAAAGATGATGACATTGCTATGAATATCCAAGGTAAATTTCCAAAACACTGGGAGGAACAAGGAAAGTTTGTGATGGACGGCACACGATCTGACACAAGATGGACGGGATATATCCCACAGGAACATAACATCAGAATTGTCAATCCAAAAAGAGGTTATGTAAGCTCAGCAAATGAACACCCTGTAAATCCTAATTATCCTTATTATACTTACGGCCAATATTATGAGTATTACAGGAATAGAAGAATCCATACTTTATTAGACTCAGCAAAAGATCTAACAATAAAAGACATGGAGAAAATGTTAAATGACAATTACAGTCTTTTTGCAGAAGAAAACCTTCATTTTTTATTGTCGCATTTAAATCAGATTAACCTTACTTCTGAAGAAAAAGAGATCTATTTATTACTAAAAGCCTGGAACTTTGAATATAACGCTACAGAGACTGCATCAATTTACTTAGAAGAATGGGTAGAAGCATTAATGAATGACATATGGGATGAAATCAACGTTCATCCAAATAAAGCTTATAGAATGCCGACGAGAGCAAATACATTCTATTTACTAAAGCATAAACCTGATTTTATTTTCGCTGATGAATTAGAAACAAAGAAGCTTGAAAATATTGATGATGTCATCAATCAAGCTTATCATGAAGCCATTGCGAAAGTAAAAAAATGGCAGACAGAGCATCCAGAAGAATCTCTTTCTTGGACCAATTTCAAGAAAACTAAAATTATGCATATGGGTAGGTTGCCAGGCTTTCATGTGGATCATTTAAAAAATGGTGGCCATAAAGGCATCCTTAATGCAACAAAAAAGCAACATGGACCTAGTTATAGGATGATAGTCGAAATGACTCAAGATGGACCAATTGCCTATCAAGTAATCCCAGGCGGACAATCAGGAAACCCGGGCAGTCCATATTATGATAATATGGTTCCCTATTTTGAAGCCGGTGATTTGATACCAACTCACTTCTTTAAAAAGAATGATTTTGTAATAAGTGATGCTCCAGAACATCTATTAAAAATTGAAACCATCTCTAAGTAA